A single region of the Flavobacteriales bacterium genome encodes:
- a CDS encoding fumarylacetoacetate hydrolase family protein: MTTEILIAAEILWNAEKYHTPCPPIREIIGGENQELAYQVQQINVRKKIENGSRIVGKKIGLTSFAVQKQLGVNQPDFGMLFHDTQIVNGVEVLMKDLMQPKAEAEIAFVLKNDLTKDFTLENLIESIDYCCASIEIVGSRIENWNIKITDTIADNASASHFILGEKKLPLSEIDLVNCKMKLFKNGELASEGNGKACMDNPLNAALWLAEVMAKNGTPLQKGEILLSGALGPMVSFEKGDEILAEIDGFDAVSFRVK; the protein is encoded by the coding sequence ATGACAACGGAAATATTAATTGCGGCAGAAATTCTTTGGAATGCTGAAAAATACCATACACCATGCCCTCCCATTCGGGAAATTATTGGAGGTGAAAATCAAGAATTGGCCTATCAGGTACAACAAATAAACGTTCGGAAAAAAATTGAAAATGGTTCAAGAATAGTCGGCAAAAAAATTGGACTAACATCATTTGCCGTTCAAAAACAATTGGGTGTCAATCAGCCGGATTTTGGAATGCTTTTTCACGATACTCAAATTGTGAATGGGGTAGAAGTATTGATGAAGGACTTAATGCAACCCAAGGCTGAGGCTGAAATTGCCTTTGTCTTAAAAAATGATTTAACAAAAGATTTTACGCTGGAAAATTTGATTGAATCGATTGATTATTGTTGTGCTTCTATCGAAATTGTAGGAAGCCGAATTGAAAATTGGAACATAAAAATAACCGACACCATTGCCGATAATGCCAGTGCAAGCCATTTTATTTTAGGAGAAAAGAAATTGCCACTGTCTGAAATTGATTTGGTTAATTGTAAAATGAAGCTCTTTAAAAACGGGGAGCTGGCGAGCGAAGGCAATGGAAAGGCTTGTATGGACAATCCTCTAAATGCGGCATTGTGGCTGGCTGAAGTTATGGCAAAAAACGGAACACCATTGCAAAAAGGAGAAATATTGCTGTCGGGGGCATTAGGCCCTATGGTTTCGTTTGAGAAAGGAGATGAAATTTTGGCTGAAATAGATGGTTTTGATGCGGTTAGTTTTAGAGTGAAATAA
- a CDS encoding AMP-binding protein has product MICHSFPLADSEIESDLLQLINEWNLNESISISTSGSTGKPAEIKLKKRLIEWSATATKKALNLAEEKTLICISTNKIGGRMMLYRSFLFQWPFCIIEPMADPLKAIAMNHDFTFVSLVPYQLSTILENESSVEKLKQFKTVLIGGAAIPEKLEAQIVQITHSCKTTFFHSYGMTETASHIAIRNIGEDGFKILSGVHCSTNENSQLMISIPEADIQIITNDLVKLHDGRIYLNGRVDEVINSGGVKLNIKDLETRLEKWHVENNINLRFFLWKQSDEKLGERLIFVGLNRDKSNCKKESFLIFDKFEIPKNTYWVNDFEMTESGKIDKRRTVEKLVEIRG; this is encoded by the coding sequence GATTTGTCATTCATTTCCACTTGCAGATTCTGAAATTGAAAGTGATTTACTTCAGCTAATTAATGAATGGAATTTAAACGAATCAATCTCCATTTCTACCTCTGGAAGTACGGGGAAACCAGCGGAAATAAAACTTAAAAAAAGGCTGATTGAATGGAGTGCAACTGCCACTAAGAAGGCATTAAATCTTGCCGAAGAAAAAACACTTATTTGTATTTCAACCAATAAAATAGGTGGAAGAATGATGCTTTATCGCAGTTTTTTATTTCAATGGCCTTTTTGCATTATAGAACCCATGGCCGACCCTTTGAAGGCCATTGCCATGAACCATGATTTTACTTTTGTTAGTTTGGTGCCGTATCAATTGTCAACCATTCTTGAAAATGAGTCATCCGTTGAGAAATTGAAGCAGTTCAAAACGGTACTTATTGGAGGAGCCGCTATTCCAGAAAAACTTGAAGCCCAAATTGTTCAAATAACTCATTCTTGCAAAACCACGTTTTTTCATTCTTACGGAATGACCGAAACTGCCAGCCACATTGCGATAAGAAATATTGGAGAAGATGGATTTAAAATTTTATCTGGAGTTCATTGCTCAACAAACGAAAACAGCCAATTAATGATTTCAATTCCCGAGGCGGATATCCAAATAATTACGAATGATTTAGTAAAACTGCACGATGGAAGAATCTATTTAAACGGTAGGGTAGATGAGGTAATAAATAGCGGTGGAGTAAAGTTAAACATAAAAGATTTGGAAACCAGATTAGAAAAATGGCATGTCGAAAATAACATCAATTTGAGATTCTTTTTATGGAAACAGTCAGACGAAAAATTGGGTGAAAGGCTCATTTTTGTTGGGCTTAACAGAGATAAATCAAATTGTAAAAAAGAATCCTTTTTGATTTTTGACAAATTCGAAATACCCAAAAATACATATTGGGTCAATGATTTTGAAATGACTGAAAGCGGTAAAATTGATAAACGAAGAACTGTTGAAAAATTAGTCGAAATCAGAGGTTAG
- a CDS encoding PorV/PorQ family protein has protein sequence MRVKLCFTIVFCVAASVSKAQLLPNFGGQRAGLSTLSFLKNDLNPRSIGMAGASVANDKDGYSSNTNPAAIARMTESGFGLSHLMIGAGIQQSFLSYQHRLKSDAMLGFTLNSLNSGQMQVRTEFQPDGTGQYFSMSQNALTANYSLKLTTMFSLGVGLKYIYETMQTYNNSTAAVDVGFLYQTDFRNLRFAVAVQNFGGSSAIKGETIAVDYNRNNYLVGRYSLPTTFKLGFCIDAYKKDDHLITAAMQLSNPNDNAENIRFGFEYSFKELLSVQTGYKLSVKGQSWPTFGFQYKSKMGVHPLFINYGLNPTNYMGSQHCFGVQLFINKMKRE, from the coding sequence ATGAGAGTCAAATTGTGCTTTACTATCGTTTTTTGTGTTGCGGCATCAGTGTCAAAAGCTCAACTTCTGCCCAATTTCGGCGGACAGCGTGCTGGCCTATCAACCCTTAGTTTTCTAAAAAATGACTTAAACCCACGCTCTATTGGAATGGCTGGTGCAAGTGTAGCCAACGACAAGGATGGTTATTCGTCAAATACAAATCCTGCAGCCATTGCCCGAATGACTGAAAGTGGGTTTGGATTGAGCCATTTGATGATTGGGGCAGGCATTCAGCAATCGTTTTTGAGCTACCAGCATCGGCTTAAATCGGATGCCATGTTGGGTTTTACACTTAATTCGTTAAACAGCGGACAAATGCAAGTGAGAACCGAATTTCAACCCGATGGCACTGGCCAGTATTTTAGCATGAGCCAAAATGCCCTTACAGCAAATTATTCGCTTAAACTTACCACCATGTTTAGTCTTGGTGTGGGCTTAAAATATATTTACGAGACCATGCAAACCTACAACAATAGCACAGCGGCAGTAGATGTTGGCTTTTTATATCAAACAGATTTTAGAAACCTTCGATTTGCCGTGGCCGTACAAAATTTTGGCGGGAGTTCAGCCATAAAAGGTGAAACCATTGCAGTAGATTACAACCGAAATAACTACTTAGTAGGGCGGTATTCATTGCCTACAACTTTCAAGCTCGGATTCTGTATAGATGCTTATAAAAAAGATGATCATTTGATAACTGCAGCCATGCAGTTGAGCAATCCAAACGACAATGCAGAGAATATTCGGTTTGGTTTTGAATACTCCTTTAAGGAATTGTTATCTGTTCAAACAGGTTACAAGCTCAGCGTTAAAGGCCAGTCTTGGCCTACATTCGGATTTCAATACAAATCTAAAATGGGCGTTCATCCATTGTTTATAAACTATGGCTTGAACCCGACAAACTACATGGGTTCGCAACATTGTTTTGGTGTTCAGCTTTTTATCAATAAAATGAAGAGAGAATGA